From one Microbulbifer sp. A4B17 genomic stretch:
- a CDS encoding TetR/AcrR family transcriptional regulator, whose product MSGRKQFDESQVLDKAMRVFWEKGYKATSLSDLESAMGLNKSSIYNTFQSKEALYGRCLEHFHTQYACDAMDTLNHPDFRTAMGGFLEMLQSGMESSETPEGCIATMAAMELGASEGFLADLVAKGTNDMLGRIEARMQKAIDDGQLQAGVDCAALAAMVMAVSRGVVALNKGTGSTTAGKNSYQQLSTILDQYTRP is encoded by the coding sequence ATGAGTGGGCGCAAGCAGTTCGATGAGTCACAAGTTCTGGACAAGGCCATGCGCGTTTTCTGGGAAAAAGGCTACAAAGCAACTTCCTTGTCAGATCTTGAATCGGCCATGGGACTGAATAAATCCAGTATCTACAACACCTTCCAAAGTAAGGAGGCGTTGTATGGCCGCTGTCTGGAACACTTCCATACCCAATATGCCTGCGATGCTATGGACACTTTGAACCACCCGGACTTCCGCACAGCCATGGGCGGCTTTCTGGAAATGCTTCAGTCAGGAATGGAAAGTTCGGAAACCCCTGAAGGTTGTATCGCCACTATGGCAGCAATGGAGTTGGGTGCCAGTGAAGGGTTTCTCGCAGACCTGGTAGCCAAGGGTACCAATGATATGTTGGGCCGAATCGAAGCCCGTATGCAAAAAGCTATCGACGATGGCCAGTTGCAGGCAGGTGTCGATTGTGCCGCCCTCGCCGCGATGGTTATGGCGGTGAGCCGAGGCGTAGTGGCCCTGAATAAAGGCACAGGCAGTACCACCGCCGGCAAAAACAGTTACCAACAGCTATCCACAATTCTGGACCAGTATACACGTCCCTAA
- a CDS encoding outer membrane lipoprotein-sorting protein has product MQPSRSKKQFLTRALAGALALAAFSVSASELDLAAEKGLEIAKEADRRDLGFGDLSNSLTMTLRNKYGEESVRAMRTKTLEQENDGDKSLVIFDNPRDVKGTAFLSFTHKVGSDDQWLYLPALKRVKRISSSNKSGPFMGSEFSYEDIASQEVEKYTYKYLRNESFDGRDHFVLELDPVDPKSGYSIQHLWVDTEEYRAWRTDYYDRKGDLMKTLTISDYNQYGDQYWRANKMEMVNHQTGKSTELLYGDWVFGNGFTDRDFTKNSLSRAK; this is encoded by the coding sequence ATGCAACCCAGCCGCTCTAAAAAACAGTTTTTGACGCGGGCCCTAGCAGGTGCCCTGGCTCTGGCAGCTTTCTCTGTTTCTGCCAGTGAACTGGACCTGGCCGCAGAGAAAGGTCTGGAAATTGCCAAGGAGGCGGACCGCCGCGACTTGGGATTCGGTGATCTCAGCAATAGCCTTACAATGACCCTGCGCAATAAATATGGTGAGGAGAGTGTGCGGGCTATGCGCACCAAAACTCTGGAGCAGGAAAATGACGGAGATAAATCCCTGGTGATTTTTGACAACCCTCGGGATGTAAAGGGCACAGCATTTTTGTCCTTTACTCATAAAGTGGGCTCCGATGACCAGTGGCTCTATTTGCCTGCTTTAAAGCGAGTAAAGCGTATTTCCTCCAGCAACAAGTCTGGACCATTTATGGGTAGTGAATTCTCCTATGAAGATATCGCCTCACAGGAGGTGGAGAAATACACCTATAAATATTTGCGCAACGAGTCTTTCGATGGCCGCGATCACTTTGTTCTGGAGTTGGACCCGGTTGATCCTAAATCTGGTTATTCCATTCAACACCTTTGGGTTGATACAGAGGAGTACCGCGCATGGAGAACCGACTATTATGACCGAAAAGGGGACCTGATGAAGACCCTCACGATTTCCGACTACAACCAGTACGGTGATCAATACTGGCGGGCCAATAAAATGGAAATGGTTAATCACCAGACCGGTAAATCCACAGAGTTGTTGTACGGCGACTGGGTATTTGGCAATGGTTTTACTGATCGCGACTTCACCAAAAATAGTCTCTCCAGGGCGAAATAG
- a CDS encoding RND family transporter, whose protein sequence is MSSPQLPSNWVSRYADWLIRYRWMVAIGALLLAFFAVSGARFLGFNNDYRAFFSEANPQLQAYEQIQRTYTKNDNILFAIVPKDGNAFSNDALAAVEEMTEKSWLLPYALRVDSITNFQHTIAEEDDLLVQDLVENASSLDAETLASIKVVALADPTLKERLVNSDGSVTGINITFQLPQKSMHETPEAAEAAQALMEEIEAKYDVEVYATGIILLSNAFFEASQSDMSTLVPLMYLVIIAVVFLLVRSFSATFAALLVIVFSMAAGMGLAGFIGVKLTPPSASAPTIIMTLAVADSIHILVSLFAAMRRGLSKHDAIKESLQLNMGPVFLTSITTAIGFLSMNFSDAPPFHDLGNITAMGVMVAFFLSVTLLPALMAILPAKSRASESKIGRSMDTLGDFVIRRQRPILLAGVIVSLGLLAMIPNNEINDDFVGYFDESVEFRTDSDYINDNLSGIYQLIYSIESGDNNGVSNPEFLANLERFTEWMQAQPGVRHVNTIGDTFKRLNKNLHADDPAYYRLPEDQELAAQYLLLYELSLPYGLDLNNQLNVAKSSTQIIVTLDNLKSKELKTVADAGSNWLEKNIGVTAYGVGPSIMFANIAERNMEGMLVGTLVALVLISALIGIALRSAKLGFLSLIPNLLPAGLAFGLWGALVAEVNVAVTMVIGMALGIVVDDTVHFLSKYLRQRRAGYNVEDGLRYAFSSVGVAIVVTSVILIAGFMVLAQSSFGMNSSMALLTAICILMALLADFLLLPILLMKLDAKAYDPAITSIENKEQNYATQPL, encoded by the coding sequence ATGTCATCCCCCCAATTACCTTCGAATTGGGTCAGCCGTTATGCGGATTGGCTTATTCGATATCGATGGATGGTAGCCATTGGCGCACTACTGTTAGCCTTCTTTGCGGTAAGCGGAGCAAGGTTCCTGGGGTTCAACAATGATTACCGGGCATTCTTTAGTGAAGCTAATCCGCAACTACAAGCTTATGAGCAAATCCAGCGCACTTACACCAAGAATGACAATATTCTGTTTGCGATAGTGCCTAAAGATGGCAATGCCTTTTCCAATGACGCCCTGGCAGCCGTAGAGGAGATGACGGAGAAATCCTGGTTGTTACCCTATGCGCTGCGGGTGGATTCAATTACCAACTTCCAGCACACCATTGCCGAGGAAGATGACCTTCTGGTACAGGACTTGGTGGAAAATGCCAGCAGTTTAGATGCAGAAACCTTGGCCTCTATCAAGGTTGTAGCGCTGGCAGATCCCACCTTGAAGGAGCGCCTGGTAAATAGTGATGGTTCCGTTACAGGGATAAATATCACCTTCCAGCTTCCACAAAAATCCATGCATGAAACCCCTGAAGCGGCTGAAGCTGCACAGGCATTGATGGAAGAGATTGAGGCAAAATACGATGTAGAGGTCTATGCGACCGGTATTATTTTACTGAGTAATGCATTTTTTGAGGCCTCTCAGTCAGATATGAGCACTTTAGTTCCGCTCATGTACCTGGTGATTATTGCGGTTGTATTTTTGCTGGTGCGGAGCTTCAGTGCGACTTTTGCAGCGCTATTGGTTATCGTCTTCTCCATGGCCGCAGGCATGGGTTTGGCCGGTTTTATAGGTGTTAAATTGACACCGCCCTCCGCTTCTGCGCCCACCATTATCATGACTCTCGCAGTGGCGGATTCGATACATATATTGGTGAGTCTGTTTGCTGCAATGCGCCGTGGACTCAGCAAGCACGATGCAATTAAAGAGAGCTTGCAGCTCAACATGGGGCCTGTGTTCTTAACTTCAATCACTACCGCCATTGGCTTCCTGTCGATGAACTTTTCCGATGCGCCTCCCTTCCACGATCTGGGTAATATTACCGCGATGGGTGTGATGGTGGCCTTCTTCTTATCGGTTACCTTACTGCCTGCATTGATGGCGATACTGCCAGCCAAGAGTCGCGCCAGTGAATCCAAAATTGGACGCTCCATGGATACTCTGGGAGATTTTGTGATTCGCCGTCAGCGCCCGATATTACTGGCGGGAGTCATTGTCTCGTTGGGATTATTGGCAATGATTCCAAACAATGAGATTAATGATGACTTTGTTGGTTACTTTGATGAATCTGTGGAGTTCCGAACCGATTCAGATTATATCAATGACAACCTCTCTGGTATTTACCAGCTGATTTATTCGATCGAATCCGGTGACAACAATGGTGTCAGCAATCCGGAATTTCTTGCTAATCTGGAGCGTTTCACTGAGTGGATGCAGGCCCAGCCCGGGGTGCGCCATGTCAATACCATTGGCGATACTTTCAAGCGCTTGAACAAAAATCTGCATGCTGACGATCCGGCCTATTACAGGTTGCCTGAGGATCAGGAATTGGCAGCCCAGTATTTGTTACTGTACGAGCTGTCTCTCCCCTATGGCTTGGATTTAAATAACCAGTTGAATGTGGCTAAGTCATCGACGCAGATTATTGTAACTCTCGATAACCTCAAGTCGAAAGAACTCAAAACGGTGGCAGATGCCGGCAGTAATTGGCTGGAGAAAAATATTGGTGTAACCGCCTATGGTGTAGGTCCGTCGATCATGTTTGCCAATATTGCCGAGCGCAATATGGAGGGCATGTTGGTGGGAACTCTGGTTGCGCTGGTGTTAATTTCTGCACTGATTGGTATTGCCCTGCGCAGTGCCAAACTCGGTTTCTTAAGCTTGATTCCCAACTTGTTGCCGGCCGGCCTGGCATTTGGCCTTTGGGGTGCGCTGGTAGCTGAGGTCAATGTGGCTGTCACTATGGTGATCGGTATGGCACTGGGTATTGTGGTAGATGACACAGTGCACTTCCTCAGTAAATACCTGCGCCAGCGCCGTGCAGGCTACAACGTGGAGGACGGACTGCGTTACGCCTTCTCTTCAGTGGGGGTAGCGATAGTTGTGACCTCAGTCATTCTGATTGCCGGATTTATGGTTTTGGCCCAGTCCTCCTTCGGTATGAATTCCTCCATGGCACTTTTGACCGCAATTTGCATTTTGATGGCCTTGCTAGCGGATTTCCTACTTCTTCCAATTCTCTTGATGAAGCTCGATGCCAAGGCGTACGACCCCGCTATTACCTCTATTGAAAATAAGGAGCAAAACTATGCAACCCAGCCGCTCTAA
- a CDS encoding M20 family metallopeptidase translates to MKKLLLPIAIGASLLATQAFASDPKPQQLLENTESKVIEWRRHLHQNPELGNREFETAKYIEKHLRTLGLEVETGIAHTGLVGFLRGGKPGPTVALRADMDALPVTERTDVPFASKARTTYQGKDVGVMHACGHDTHVAMLMGAAEVLAGLRDELAGNVLFIFQPAEEGAPDNEEGGAELMLKEGIFKKYKPDVAFGQHVTSSLPTGVIGYRSGPLMAAADEFRITINGRQTHGSRPWGGVDPIVAAAQVVMGTQAIVSRQIDITKEPAVVSFGRIDGGVRNNIIPDSVYLNGTIRNFDMDNREEIFKRLKTTAELIAESSGASADVEILEGYPVTINNAELTEMALPVLRSAVGDKNVVEVPKITGAEDFSYYANEVPGFFYFLGVTPRDQDASQAPSNHSPLFYVDEDALRKGTEALTLLTLDYMANYKKQ, encoded by the coding sequence GTGAAAAAATTGCTCCTGCCCATCGCAATCGGTGCATCGCTGCTGGCCACCCAAGCCTTTGCAAGCGATCCTAAGCCTCAGCAATTGCTGGAAAATACTGAGTCCAAAGTGATCGAGTGGCGTCGCCACCTGCACCAGAACCCAGAACTGGGCAATCGCGAATTTGAAACAGCCAAATATATTGAAAAACACCTGCGTACACTGGGCCTTGAAGTTGAAACCGGTATCGCCCATACCGGCCTTGTGGGCTTTTTGAGAGGAGGCAAACCGGGACCAACTGTTGCCTTGCGCGCGGACATGGACGCTCTGCCAGTCACCGAGAGAACCGATGTGCCCTTCGCTTCCAAAGCGAGAACCACTTACCAAGGTAAAGATGTTGGCGTTATGCATGCCTGTGGCCACGATACCCATGTGGCCATGCTGATGGGCGCTGCCGAGGTCCTGGCAGGACTTCGCGATGAGCTGGCTGGAAACGTCTTGTTTATATTCCAGCCCGCAGAAGAAGGCGCACCGGACAATGAAGAAGGTGGCGCGGAGTTGATGCTCAAAGAAGGGATCTTCAAGAAGTACAAGCCGGATGTGGCCTTTGGCCAGCATGTCACTTCATCACTACCCACCGGCGTCATCGGCTATCGCTCGGGCCCGCTTATGGCCGCTGCCGATGAATTCCGTATTACAATCAATGGCCGCCAAACCCATGGCTCACGCCCCTGGGGTGGAGTGGACCCTATTGTCGCCGCGGCACAAGTCGTAATGGGCACCCAAGCCATTGTCAGCCGCCAGATCGACATCACCAAAGAGCCCGCAGTCGTTTCCTTCGGACGTATTGACGGTGGTGTTCGTAACAATATCATTCCCGACAGCGTCTATCTGAACGGCACCATCCGTAATTTTGATATGGATAACCGCGAAGAAATTTTCAAACGCTTAAAAACCACTGCGGAGTTAATTGCTGAAAGCTCCGGTGCAAGCGCAGATGTGGAGATTCTGGAGGGCTATCCGGTAACGATAAATAATGCAGAGCTGACAGAAATGGCCCTGCCTGTTCTGAGATCTGCTGTCGGTGACAAGAATGTTGTAGAAGTACCCAAAATCACAGGGGCAGAAGATTTCTCCTACTACGCCAATGAGGTCCCTGGCTTTTTCTATTTCCTGGGAGTAACTCCTAGGGATCAGGATGCCAGCCAAGCGCCAAGCAATCACTCACCGCTTTTCTATGTGGATGAGGACGCTTTGCGCAAGGGTACTGAAGCGCTGACTCTGTTAACTTTGGATTATATGGCAAACTATAAAAAACAGTAA